Sequence from the Panicum virgatum strain AP13 chromosome 5N, P.virgatum_v5, whole genome shotgun sequence genome:
CCGGACCTATAGCTGGAGATCAGTGACAAATTCACAGGTGGGGCCCCCATCCCCCAAGCTGACATCCTCAAAAGAGCATAGAAATGAGTTCGGGAGCCCTCAAGAACAGAAGACAGAACTACGGAAGAAGCCGGGCATTGCGCACAGAGAAAATAAACATGGAAGGAAAAGGAAACCATCTATCATTCAAACGGGCCCTTATGAGCTACACAGGCCATATCGATGACTCTCGTGTTCAGGCCTGGCCCATATAATGCAATCTCCCACACACACTCTCCAACCAACTATTATATGGGCTTCTATCCTTCTTAACTAAATTGGGCCTTCCTCTAGGAAGAACGTCAAATTACGTAAAAGACTTTTTTTATTCAGAAAAAAGCGTAAAAGAAAATCGGTTCAGATTTCAGATATGATTTAGGAACACGCACAGGAATCCAGAATTACTCCGTTAATTTTGTCGATCacgtttgaatttgaatttggctTAGAATTTCACGAATGCTCCTCACAACAGAAGAAGTACTACCTGGAAAAGAAAATACCCGGAAGTAAATTTAGCACGATTTTCAGGTTTCTCAACAAGACGATAGACGAGACGAAACACGTTGACAGATTggcagcgcggccgcggcgagcccgTTTTCTCGCACCGCGCGTGCTGCCCTCGTGCGAGCAGTCTCTTCCCCTCCTGCTAATCCACCGCCCCGATGCCGCCCAagtcgagggcggcggcggccgccgccgcggagccggtCTCGGTCGAGGACCTCTTCACCTCGCTCCACCGCCACATCCAGGCCAGCGAGTTCAAGCAGGCCGCCAAGGTCGCCGACCAAGGTCAAGCACCCCTCCCCCAGCGCGTCTCGGAGCCTGTCTGTGCCCTAACCCCGCTCGAATCTGACCCCGACCGGTTCCGCAGTTCTCAAGGCGGCCCCGGGGGACGAGGACGCGGTGCGATGCAAGGTGGTGGCGCACATCAAGGCCGACGAGATCGACAAGGCGCTCGCCGCGATgcgcgccgccgagcgcctCCCCATCGACTTCAGCTTCTACAAGGTGATGCGAGTTGCTCCCCTTTAACTCTCTTCAACCGTTTGATCTGTATGTTGACTTGTCATCCGTGCTTGGCTCACTAGGCTGTGGTTACGATACATGAGTGGTCAGATCTGTTTGTGTTTATGTCCTAGGATAACATAAATCTGTCGATCTGTGTGATTGAAACAAAAGTCTTCACTTGATGAGCTTCTCCCAATGCAGTTTAGTTCTGATTGCAAACTGCTTATGCTAGACACTTTGTATCATGAATTTTGCTGGAGGTCATGCGATTCACCGCAACTGTTGCATTGCATCCTAGTATTCCGCACTCTGCCGAAACTTATGATTCATATGTTACCGTAAGGAAGGCAAAATTTTATGTGCAGTTATCTGACATATTTCGCAAGAACTACCGATGGAGAAGAAACTTCCATTTTATGTTTTAAACTTGTAATGCTTTGGCTTAAATATGAACAAATTCAGCGGTCCTTCCAGTCGGACACAAGTGATTATGCTTGGTATTAATTCTGCTGTTCCAATATATATCCATCTAGCTTAAACATCTTGACAGGATCATCtcttttaaattttaattccGCAAATTTAACTCTAAGGTCGATAATAATACCTGTTGAATTCTTACATCCGGATCCTGTTGCATTTCAGTAATAAATTATACGCTGAAGTTAAAGTAAGGCTAGACTTAATTCTCTATCGAGTGCTGATCATTGCCTTTTCGTTGAGATTTATTTTTGCACTGTTTGTTTTTTGTAATCAGTTATGGATTAAAATGTTGTGTCGGAGAATCATGACTAGTTTTTGGCCAAGTTGATGCTAGGGTATCAACTTTTTTGTTACTAAGAACAATTTGTTTGATCAAACTaagtattattattattattcagGCCTACTGCCACTACAGGCAAAACAAACTGCAAGAAGCTCTGGATCTTTTAAAAGGTCAAGAAGAAACTGCAGCTGTTCTCCAGCTGGAATCCCAGATTTTGTACCGGCTAGGAAGAATGAATGACTGCATTAATAGCTATGAGAGGCTTCAAAAATTTAAGATTGACTCAATGGATCTGAAGATAAATATCATTGCTGCTCTGGTTGCTGCTGGAAGGGCTTCTGAGGTGCAGACAGCTATGAAGGCACAAAAGGTTGATCTTACCACAAGAGCACTTAGGGATACTCGTAGCTTTGAGCTCGCATACAATTCTGCTTGCTCCTTGATAGAAGACAAGAAATATTCAGAAGCTAAGGAGCAGTTGGACTTGGCTAAAAGGTGAATTTCCTGCTGCAGCGATTGCTAATGAACATTCTACTTAGATTTACTGGACTAATGCATCCATTATGACAACATTTAGTATTGTCAGATTGATAATAAGAAAactctgattttttttcaatGGTTAACTAGTTTAATTTTTTCCATTTGTTTGCATAGTGAAATTAGGTTCCCATGTCTTTCAAGGAGAGGCTAAAATGTTCCTTCATGATTATGGAGATGCTGCTCAACTCATGAAATTATGGAAGATCTATATCGTGATTGTGGCAGTCTTTAAGCATAAACAATTAGCTGGTTCTAATGTCCTTTTTTATAATGCAGAATTGGGAAAGAAGAGCTTATGGTGGAAGACTATGGTGAAGATGATATTGAATATGAGCTAGCTCCTGTATCTGCTCAGCTTGCTTATGTGCAACAGGTAACTAGATCTGGAGAAGTTTTCTTACATAAAGCCCAACCATTATCCTATTAACTTGTCTTCATCATCATATTTTCAGCTACAAGGACAATCTCAAGACGCCATGCAAACCTATGTTAGTATGATAAACAAAAAGGCAGCTGATTTATCACCAGTTGCTGATCCATCATCACTTGCTGTGGCAACAACAAACCTTATTTCACTAAAAGGTACAAAAGATGCTGCAGATAGCTTGAAGAAGCTTGATCGGCTTTTTGAAAAATCTACTGCTCCAAACCATTTGCAACTTGTTGACCTCAAGTTGTCCCAAAGGCAAAAAGAAGCTCTGTATTCTGCCCGTGTTCTCTTACTCCTCCATACAAATAAAACTGATCAGGTTTGTTTTTGCAAAGTCAATTTATCTCCTGCTTCCCTTCTGTGAAGAAATacctatttgattttttttacttagGGCTGTAGTGAGATCATTCGGTTCTCTGTATTTCTTTTGTCATACCTGTGAAATTTCTAATCTTATTTCAGCTAGAATTTCTGGCAGGTTATAATATTAACAGTAATGCTATAGAGTTGACTTCTGAAATCTTAAAACAATCGGACGCTCCGATATATGTTGCAATAGATAAGCGTCGATGTTGCAAGTTGCAACTATTGTTTTCTGCATATTTCACAGTAAATGTTACATGAAACATAGTGTTCATGTTGCTGCGTAAATTTTCTATCCCAGAGTTGAACCATATAGTCATTTTTTACACATTATTTTTCATGTTGCAAACAGTGACCACTGATGTTTCACTGATTAACTTTTAATGTTTCGTCAGAGTGTCCAATGGCAAATTTCTGTCGGACGTCCGAGCGCTAGCAGTGCCGTAATATTAAAGCTAGCACTGACATGACTGATGATTAAgtagtttttctttttcacttgaGAAATATTATTGGATTGCAAGTTAGTGTGGAAGGCCTGTTACTAAACTAGATCTGTTCAATGCACATTCTGAACCTCTTTCCTGACACATTAGCAGGGATATCCCTACAGTTGTTCAGTTCCGCAGGttatagctttttttttttgctttcatTGGTATAATTGAACTACAGTGTTGTCAAATCAGTTTATAAGTAAAATGACTTTGaccaaacaacaacaacaacaacatagctatttgtcccaagcgagttggggtaggctagagatgaaacccaaaagacacaaaggtcatggttcaggcacgttgatagctactctccaagcgctcctatccaaagctaactCCTCAGAGATATCCCAATCTTTAAGGTCTAAGTAAAATGACTTTGACcaatataattttgtttgatTTTTAAAATGACTTGCGTGCAAAAATGTTAATGCGCCTATATAATCACCTAAATGGAAAATTACCATCATCAGTGTCCCTTTCTTCTATTTGGTGGTCACTTTTGGTGAGCCTTTTAGTGAATGATCATTTCTGTTCTTAATCTTTTTGTAGGCACATGAGTTGGTCAGTGAACTGCTTGGTATGTTTCGAGATAGTGTATTCCCAGTTTTACTTCAAGCTGCTGTTCAtgtgaaagaaaaaaaggttCAGAAAGCTGAAGAAGTTCTTAGCCAGTATGCCGAGAAGCATCCTGAGAATTCTAAAGGGGTCCTCCTTGCCCTTGCTCAGATTGCTGCTAATGCCAACCATTTTCAGCTTGCTGCTGACTCGCTGTCCAAAATACCTGACATTCAGCACATGCCTGCAACAGTTGCTACACTAGTGGCTCTTAAAGAGCGACTAGGTGACTCAAATGCTGCAGCGTCTGTACTTGATTCTGCTATCCAGTGGTGGAAGAATTCCATGACCGGGGATAACAAATTGGATTTGTTCATGAGGGAGGCTGCTGAGTTTAAGCTCAGTCATGGACGTGATGAAGAGGCTTGTCTGTTGTACGAGGAACTTGTTAAGAGCCATGGAAGCATTGAAGCTTTGGCTGGGCTTGTAGTGACTTCAGCACGCACTAACCTGGAGAAGGCTGAACAATATGAGAAGAAGCTGAAGCCATTGCCAGGCCTCAAAGGAGTTAATGTTGAGAGCTTGGAGAAGACATCTGGCGCAAGGCATGTTGAAGGGCCTCAAGACATGAAGGTAGACGTTCCTGAGGAAGTGAAGAAGCAAAAGGCAAAGAAGAGGAAGCGGAAGCCTAGATACCCGAAGGGCTTTGATCCAGCAAACCCGGGGCCGCCACCGGATCCTGAGAGATGGCTGCCCAGGAGAGAGCGATCCAGTTACCGTCCAAAGAGGAAGGATAAGAGGGCTCAGGTCAGAGGTTCTCAAGGAGCTGTAACTAGAGAGACAGCGGCTGCCAGTGGTTCTTCAAAAGGAAGCCAAAACACCAGTTCATCAAAGACTCCAGCGGCAAACACCGATCAGCCAAAGGCTAGCAACAAATCCAGGAAGAAGAAGTCGAGGTCTTAGGTGATTTTTTTAAGTTAAACAAACTGACAGTGCAAAAGGACATGCCCATTTACCTTGTTGACTTGCAATTTTTTGGTTGGATTGCTTGCGTATTTGCTTTGCTTTTGCAGTTTGTTTAAAGTGACTTGAAAATTTTGTTGAGCTCAATCGCGATGGAACGCTCCACTAGATTTCTGTTCTCTTTATAAGTTTATATACAGTACTTTTGTTGTACTTTTAACTCAATTCACGCGTGCATGTGCTCCAACATTATTACATTAAACAGTTCGTAGCAGCTAGGCCAGAAACCGCCTTCAGATGTTTCAGTGCGACGTTGCATACCGGGACATCTTACTGTCACTACTTTGAAACGAGCCCTTAATCCGATCCAGACGTGCAATTTTCAAATCAAACGGCCAAGATGTACTTATACAAATTTAAAACATTTTGTATATTGGAAGGCTTAGTAGATACTGGTTTAGAAAACGAACACTTATTCTAGTTTCTTTATTTATTCTAGTTTCAATACAGCAAAAATGAACAAGCCGCCAATATTGCTAGGAGAGTATTTTTGAAACGAAAACTGTAGAGGCATTTGCAGTCATCCATGCTTTGCGTCTTTTGAAAAAGGACTTCGAAGTCGAGACTTGAACAAGCCGCCAGGCTGAACATTTCATCCGCAACGGAGCGCAGAGCCAGCGAGCCGATGCACGGGAAGGGAACTTCATCCTCAATCTcccctcctcgccctccgccgccggcttccCCTTCCACCGGCGACTCATCGGTGCGCTCCTCCCCATTCCTCCCGTTGCTTGCGGCTGCAGAGAAGAGTTTCTGATTTCTGACCAGGGAAGTTTGCGCCAACAGCCtctcgcggtggcggcgctcctgtGCTGTGTCGTCTCCATCACCAACGGCCCCCGTTCTCGGCCCGGCGCATCTCAATCGCCTCTTCATCTCCATCGCTCTTTAGAAGGGTATTAACTAgtaattttttattattatttctgGCATTGCTCTGACGTCTTCGCTTGCTTGCTGGGTGCTGTGATTCTTCCGAGTAGAATGCTAGATCCTCTTTGCTTTGCAATTTATCCACAAATGGTTTGTCGATAACTCGATATGCTAGTGTCAGTTTATGAAAAACCGCTAGCTCAGTTGACAGAAGTAGACACGCCTGCTTATGTACGTCAGGGTAATGTCAGTTGTCAGGTTAAACTCTTTGAAACAAGATGGGGAGTTTATTGTAGCCATCGTAATTACCAATGAAACTTCAGTTAGGTAGAGTTGGAACCTTGATAAGCTTTTGTAATTCATCTTTGAAACTGGATGTAAGTACAACTCTCATCAGCCTCACTGAACATACCATCAGCAGGGCAGCAAGAGAACAGGGTCAGTGGATTCGAAAGTGATTGTAAATGAGGCAGGATGCATTATCAGCGGTCAGCAGACTTCTTCGAGGCGATTCACGTGGAGCAAAGGCAGGACCAAGTTCCTCACCAATTACTTGGCGCAACAGGCTTCAGATGCCAAGGGAAAAAGATGCATTGTTCAGGGAGGATACTCTGCGAGAAGCTTCAGAGGTTGTTTCTCAGCGGTTTCAGCGAGAGTGCAGTGTTGCTGATGTACAGAGGAAGTTGACAGCTCTAGGGGAGAGATGGCAAAGGATAGAGAAGATGAAGTCCCTTGGTTCTGCGTCATGGGATCATGCCACTAGGACGATAAGCATGCGAGAAGAGGATTACCAGCAGTACTCCATGGTAATGGGAAGGTGTCCCTTTTACTTTGATAATTGAACGTTCTAAGTTACCTTATaccctatttgaattcaagtcACTTTTTATGGCCCTTGTCAGTGCTATGCCACCATTAACTGCCATGGCTGAGCGCCTGAGCctgtttgttttctttgcaATGAAGGATCACCCGAAGGATTCAGGGATGCTGAATAGGCCTATTGAGGATTATGATGAGCTTTCTTTCATATTCAGTGATGAATATGATCCATCAGCAGATGGAATTCAGTTGAAAAAGGTCCAGAATGCCCATTCTGACGATAGTAGGATATCTGAAGATCCCGGGGAGCAGAGGATAGCTGGTGAGGACATCCGCTACTTAGTTCTTAAGATTGGGGAGTTAATAGATGCCATAAAAAGCTTAAAGCCCAGAGACTTTGCTGACGACTTGTGGAAAGCGATTACAGCATGCGGTTACGACAGGATGTCAATCACTGCGTTTGAGTATTTTCTGAAGAACGAGGTTGAAGGGAAGATTTTCCTTGTGGGTAGCCCAGATCTTCGCAAGGAATGGTTAGCTAAGTTCTTCTCTAGTCTTCTGTGACCATTCTTGATATTTTCAATCCAGCAGTTCAGTTCTGTATCTGTATGAATGGAAACCTTAGCACAGAAGAACAATGGTAATAACATGAGAGAAGATGATCTGATTTTTATCACTTACTATTCTACAAAGTTAACTTATTACAAACGTTCAAATGCGAGAAGCAGTTCTAGGGCTAATCTAGTACAATCACAGTAAACTGCACACAATCATGCACAACTGAAAGCCTACACACCACTTGACAAGGTTGATACAATTGCTACAGATCATAACCTAACCTTGCACAACTACAATCCTACAACTCATATATAACGATGTTGCTACATATCACAACCTAACCTCTACTTGTCATTCAACAAAGAATCAACATCCGGAGTCACAATGACATGCCGATTCTCAATCTCCCCAAGTAAGCAACAATGTTTCTCTTGAGTGTTCAGAGCCACTACATGTTGTGTCATCCTACTCTCTGCTCCTGGATTCACCTGCAGAGGAAGAAATTAAGCATAACATACATGGGATATCTTGCTAAGATCTGAACAAAAAGGCGAGAAAGTTGTGGACTAACATCAAACATGACATCTCCTAACTTCATTTTGACCTTGCCACTTTTGTACACCAGCATTTTGCCCAAATAACCCTGAGGCAGCTGCTGAAGGTTGGATCCTTCCTTCACCTCCTTGCCAGTGGCCCTTCCTTTCCTTTCAACTATATTGGAGGACCTGGGCAAAGGAAGAGATTTTGGGAGCTGGAAGAGGAACATCCTTTCTTTGCTATCGTGTTCTTGCTGCCACAAGTTGCAAGTGAAGCATGTCATGTTCAGAAACTAAGAATACAATTTAGCAGAGCTCAGAGGTTCATACAAGCAAACGAAGCTCCTCTGCTGGACGTGTTGAAGCTTCGCATTCAATTGAACTTGGCTGAGTCTCCTGAAACTCAACATCTTCATTATcgttgtcatcatcatcgtaATCGCTCTCTTCGTTGTCAAACTTTCCTGTGAAGGGTTGAATATTCCCATGAAAAATCTTAGCGGAAAGTATTGTTCAGAAGAATAGAAGTCATTAATCGTTACATTCACCTGAATTAACAGTAACAGGAAAGGATCTGGGGACTTGGAGTGGCTTCTTTTGACATAGAAACGATACAACAAAAGGTACATAAGACAAGCCAATAAGTCTGTCAAGAAACTGAGGATGTTTTCTAATACAGCAAGGTTGAAAGCAAGAAATTCTTGCCTTCTTGGGACACTTACTGATTGATTTTGCTTGTGCACTGCTGATTGAGCTGGCAACAAGCTGACAACATCTGCAGAAGGTGGCGTCGAGGGGGGTTTCTGTGTCAAGCGCTTGTCTACAAATAATATGAGTCTAATTATTTTGAGATTATCAACTAAATAAATGACAGTACAATCCACCCTTTTTTTTTGCCCGATCCGATTGAAAGGCGTGTTGCTCCTAAATCTTAAAAACAGCCTGACAGTAGGATTTCATTGCAGGTGTGGCAGTAAATTACCTTTTGTATTTGGCGCACTGTTTGCAGGCACCTGACGAGTCTGAAAAGAACAGATACAAGTTCAGCCATCGAAAGAGCATGCAACTCCTTTACTTTTCCTCCTAAGCAAATCACAATATATCCGACATCAAGACACGATCATTGGATAATCAGTTACCCTCAGTATCTTCATCAACTGTTCATCGATTGGTTTTGGTTCTTCCTGTTGTGGCCTGAAACAGAAGAATGTGTTAACACAGCTGGAGAAAATACATTAAAGACACTGCTGACACCTAGAGACAAATACAAATTACGTTTCCGTGGTCAATTTCTTTGGCTTCTGCGGTGGCACTTTCGGTTTGAACTTGAGTTTCTGTAGGGATTCAGAGAAAGAAATGGTAAGGGTGTTAACACATTAACCTTCTTCTTGACAATTCGCTGAACCATTGAGAGAAGAAATCAAAATTGGTGAACTACCTTCACAGCGCGACGAACTCGGTGGCTTCTCTTGGAGCTACCATCTGCATCCATTTCTGTTACGACTCTGCCACAGCGAATCATTAAGAGCATAAGCACCTTCTTAGTGATGAGTAATTAACTAGTATTGTATCTTTTTTCTACCCAACAATGTGCGGTTCTGTCTCACTAGCAGTATGAGGAAACCTCTCGGTTCTGTCAGAGAGATTCCTTCAACCTTTAGCGTCGTCAAGggtccttttatagtcacactGCCGTACAGTTCCTGCAGGTGTTCGAAGCATCTATGCGCTACATCTATCCCTCCCCCCAAACCATTCTTGTTCCAAATTTAACCTAGCCATTTTGGTCCGGTCATGAAACTATGCAAGAAAGCAAGAAGCTGAGTCGCAACAGAGGCACACAAGCAAGTGCTCCTGGAGGGAGCGGAAGCTAACCTCTCACTCTGCACCCGGCACCCATGAATTCCGCTTTGGCTTTGGGGTTGCACAGCACAGCTAGCGAGGAAACGAGGAGAAAGCAGGATGAGGCGAGCGGAGAATTCGCAGCTCGTATGGGAGCGGAGCGGAATCCTAACCCACCCCCAGCTCAGAAGCACACGTACCTGCTGCGCTTGTAcggctgcaagcctgcaagagCTAGAGGAGCTCGGGCTCCTCCCACCACCCTGCCCAAAATGGTTGCCGCTGTGCACCCCCGAGCTGCAGGACAGCAGGAGCAGCAAGGTCTACCGGCCGGCTGCTGCTGTTTAGAGGCGCTTGGGAGGGGAAGGCCGGGAGGGGAGTAGGACAGGTGGAACAGCTCTTCAGTAGACTGGCAGATCCGGGCCCACCCTTCTCGAGGAACCGGTTCAACCAGAGGGGATTGAGAGGAGGAtcctctgcggcggcggctgcagggaAGAAGGTTAAGCGCTGGCTGGGCGGGACACGTGTCTTCCCGTGGTGTTGGTGCGTGGTTGGAGCCTGGTGCGGGCGGTACGGGGGATCGGATCCAAAGCGGAGGGCTGCTGCCGCCGGATTTGTGAGTCGGTTAAGTCCGCCCAAGCATCGATGtgaacggaacggaacggaacggaacgCGTCATCTCGTCGGTTGTTTGGTGGTGGCGCTGCGCAGTGAGGACCGGACTGTTTGTTTCATTGGTTGCCATGTTTTAGGCCGTGTTtaaatgttttgcaaaaaaattttgcgatggaattttattaatttgaaatattaaatgaagtctatttacaaaattttttgcacggatgagttgtaaatcgtgagacgaatctaatgatgctaattaattcatgattaattaataattagcggatggtactgtagcatcactgttgcaaattatgaattatgtatgctcattagattcgtctcgcgatttacagcccatccatacaaaaaagttttgtaaatagacttcatttagtactccatgcatgtgtcgaaacattcgatgcgacgtttttttacgtttacggagtttatggggtgagaactaaacagggccttagccTGTTCGTTTTGCTGATCAGCGCTAGCTGGATTGTACTGTAGCTATTGTACCACTGTAGCCGCAGTACCTGTACAGTACGCGCTCCCACGTGTAATCGAGGCTATACCATGTGTAGTTGCTACAGTACCAGCCGCTACAGTGTTCAGCCAGCCCAAACCACCCAGCCGAACAGACTGTTTATCAGGAGACCGAAGACGGAGAGTGTGCGGAAAAATCTATACACCGCAATAGGAATCCATCCCATCACAGATATGCTCCGCTGAACAGCCACCAGCGAGCTAGAGgaggggccgccggcgagccgagggaggagaagaggatGGCAGCCATCGGCGGGCTAGAGGAGGGGCCGCCGGTGAGCTGGGGGAGGAGAAGAGGATGGCTGGGGACGGTggaggtgggcggagcggcggcggtcgggTGGTGGTCGAGGTGGCGGAGTTAGATTTCAGGGTGGGGGCGGTTCCATGGTCACTGACCATAGAGGAGAGGGTCAAGGGGGGCGGccagacggcggcgacggctgggtCGGCAGAGGGCACGGTGGCGCGGGAACGCCGTTGAGCGGGGTCGGAAAACTGGTGGATGGTGACCGATGACGGGGTAAGGAGAAGATGGCAGTGGCGACGGTGAGATTAATTAGTGTCAGTGGCGGTGGAGGGCAGCAACGGAGGCGCCGCCAGAGCCGAGGCAGGCGGGGGAGCAGAGGCCAAGGCCGAggcggaggaagaagggggagggGGGCTTCTGTAATAGGAGGAATTCCCATCGCAATGTGTGAGAAATAGACCTTCCCCCGAGGTCTTGGTGACCTCGCGTAGAAACCCAACATGCCGGTTGTTTGGGAGACGAGGATCACGCTTTGCCTCTATGGCTGAGTGAAGGTGTAGAACGAGATCTAGCATGTggctaaaaaaaaaatctagcatGCTGTATTAATTTAGGCGCTCAACATAGTTGTTAACTGTTTGGTGCGCTCACTGGGATGCCAAGCATGCTCAATTATTGCTGCTCTACTCTGATCGCTTCTCTTCAGTGTGCCTTGAGATGAATAGATATCATAAGAGATAGGTGTATCAAAGATGCTAGTATGTTTTCTAGCTGCTGTCTACTTCTATTTCGGAGTTGAACCAAACAATAATAGTAACCGCTTAATTTGTTTCTAAACACCTAGTTGTTTGAGAGACGGATGGTGACAGATGCTTCGTGGGATACTGAAGGAAAAGGATAGAGAAAGAGAGCGTGTTCCAGTGTAGTAGTACAAAACTTGTGGTCTAAGAAGAGGGAGTtgaattatgattttttttaaaaaaaatctatttgATCCTTATTCTAGCATTAGTGttgcccaatctataaatttgGAACCTATCAATTACAGCACATTAGCATTGCAATTCTAAGTTGTACACACTAACATGCTCATTTTACCTAGTTGAGATCACACTAACAAGTATATTGTCTAGTCAAAAGAGCACACTAACAAGTTCAAGTCTTAGTCAACAAAACAAGCAAAGAGCAATAAAGAGAACAAACTGAATTAAATGCTTGATTATAAGAGCAAGAACAtgagacaaccagattttttttttccgtggtgtcgAGAAGTTGACGCTCCCCGATAGTCCATGGTTGGAGCACCCTCAAAGGGTTGAGCTCTCTTGCCTCACGAAGAGCAAGTATCCACTAAACATGCTCCTTCTCAATCTCCGGAATGGTGAGCTTCAAACCATGTACAACTTCTTCATC
This genomic interval carries:
- the LOC120676336 gene encoding uncharacterized protein LOC120676336, producing MDADGSSKRSHRVRRAVKKLKFKPKVPPQKPKKLTTETPQQEEPKPIDEQLMKILRTRQVPANSAPNTKDKRLTQKPPSTPPSADVVSLLPAQSAVHKQNQSKPLQVPRSFPVTVNSGKFDNEESDYDDDDNDNEDVEFQETQPSSIECEASTRPAEELRLLQEHDSKERMFLFQLPKSLPLPRSSNIVERKGRATGKEVKEGSNLQQLPQGYLGKMLVYKSGKVKMKLGDVMFDVNPGAESRMTQHVVALNTQEKHCCLLGEIENRHVIVTPDVDSLLNDK
- the LOC120676337 gene encoding uncharacterized protein LOC120676337, encoding MRQDALSAVSRLLRGDSRGAKAGPSSSPITWRNRLQMPREKDALFREDTLREASEVVSQRFQRECSVADVQRKLTALGERWQRIEKMKSLGSASWDHATRTISMREEDYQQYSMDHPKDSGMLNRPIEDYDELSFIFSDEYDPSADGIQLKKVQNAHSDDSRISEDPGEQRIAGEDIRYLVLKIGELIDAIKSLKPRDFADDLWKAITACGYDRMSITAFEYFLKNEVEGKIFLVGSPDLRKEWLAKFFSSLL
- the LOC120676335 gene encoding signal recognition particle subunit SRP72-like, with protein sequence MPPKSRAAAAAAAEPVSVEDLFTSLHRHIQASEFKQAAKVADQVLKAAPGDEDAVRCKVVAHIKADEIDKALAAMRAAERLPIDFSFYKAYCHYRQNKLQEALDLLKGQEETAAVLQLESQILYRLGRMNDCINSYERLQKFKIDSMDLKINIIAALVAAGRASEVQTAMKAQKVDLTTRALRDTRSFELAYNSACSLIEDKKYSEAKEQLDLAKRIGKEELMVEDYGEDDIEYELAPVSAQLAYVQQLQGQSQDAMQTYVSMINKKAADLSPVADPSSLAVATTNLISLKGTKDAADSLKKLDRLFEKSTAPNHLQLVDLKLSQRQKEALYSARVLLLLHTNKTDQAHELVSELLGMFRDSVFPVLLQAAVHVKEKKVQKAEEVLSQYAEKHPENSKGVLLALAQIAANANHFQLAADSLSKIPDIQHMPATVATLVALKERLGDSNAAASVLDSAIQWWKNSMTGDNKLDLFMREAAEFKLSHGRDEEACLLYEELVKSHGSIEALAGLVVTSARTNLEKAEQYEKKLKPLPGLKGVNVESLEKTSGARHVEGPQDMKVDVPEEVKKQKAKKRKRKPRYPKGFDPANPGPPPDPERWLPRRERSSYRPKRKDKRAQVRGSQGAVTRETAAASGSSKGSQNTSSSKTPAANTDQPKASNKSRKKKSRS